One genomic window of Anaeromyxobacter diazotrophicus includes the following:
- a CDS encoding methyltransferase: protein MLELARPGPLRPPRLVLRAAVALRRGLLALADAIVPPQLPLFEQSMGVARTQLLRQAVRLGIAERLEAGPRAAQELAREAGVQPDVLHRVLRALAAGGVFALRPDGKFANNRLSRALRAAAPASAGALAAYLGSGSNAAAWADLEATVATGQSAFRRVHGASVWEWLARHDGERRTFAEAMGHVTELDAPAIAAGYPFGELDLVCDVAGGRGALLSEILRRHPRPRGVLLDEAAVLAEAPAFLAGRGVAGRVTCHAGSIFEAVPPGCDAYLLKDVLHDWDDAACLRILAACRRAARRGARVLVAEVLLERAEASSPGALTDVQMMTVCEQGRQRSAAELQALLARAGFSPGPVRALAAAVSLVEAVG from the coding sequence ATGCTCGAACTCGCCCGCCCCGGGCCGCTCCGCCCGCCTCGCCTGGTCCTCCGGGCCGCGGTCGCCCTGCGCCGGGGGCTGCTCGCGCTGGCGGACGCGATCGTGCCGCCGCAGCTCCCGCTCTTCGAGCAGTCCATGGGCGTCGCCCGCACCCAGCTCCTGCGCCAGGCGGTCCGGCTCGGGATCGCCGAGCGCCTGGAGGCGGGTCCCCGCGCGGCCCAGGAGCTGGCGCGGGAGGCCGGCGTGCAGCCGGACGTCCTGCACCGGGTGCTGCGCGCCCTGGCGGCGGGTGGCGTGTTCGCGCTCCGGCCCGACGGGAAGTTCGCGAACAACCGCCTCTCCCGCGCGCTCCGCGCCGCGGCGCCCGCATCGGCCGGCGCGCTCGCGGCGTACCTCGGCTCGGGGTCGAACGCGGCGGCGTGGGCGGACCTGGAGGCGACCGTCGCCACCGGCCAGAGCGCATTCCGCCGGGTCCACGGCGCCAGCGTGTGGGAGTGGCTCGCACGGCACGACGGCGAGCGGCGCACCTTCGCCGAGGCGATGGGGCACGTCACCGAGCTCGACGCCCCCGCCATCGCGGCCGGCTATCCCTTCGGCGAGCTCGACCTGGTCTGCGACGTCGCGGGGGGCCGGGGCGCCCTCCTCTCCGAGATCCTGCGCCGCCACCCCCGGCCGCGCGGCGTGCTCCTCGACGAGGCGGCGGTGCTGGCCGAGGCGCCGGCCTTCCTGGCCGGGCGGGGCGTGGCCGGGCGGGTCACCTGCCACGCGGGCAGCATCTTCGAGGCGGTGCCGCCGGGGTGCGACGCCTACCTCCTCAAGGACGTGCTGCACGACTGGGACGACGCCGCCTGCCTGCGCATCCTCGCCGCCTGCCGCCGGGCGGCGCGCCGCGGGGCGCGGGTCCTGGTGGCGGAGGTGCTGCTGGAGCGCGCCGAGGCCAGCTCGCCGGGCGCGCTCACCGACGTGCAGATGATGACCGTCTGCGAGCAGGGCCGGCAGCGGAGCGCCGCCGAGCTGCAGGCGCTGCTCGCCCGGGCGGGGTTCAGCCCCGGGCCCGTCCGCGCGCTCGCGGCGGCGGTGAGCCTGGTGGAGGCGGTCGGGTGA
- a CDS encoding class I SAM-dependent methyltransferase, with amino-acid sequence MSGPVRDFEAAYQAGDPPWDLGAPQPEVVRLADEGAFRGTVLDAGCGTGENALLLASRGLAVMGVDGAPAAIARAQAKAAARGLAVPFAVADALDLAALRQRFDTVLDCGLFHVFDDDDRKRYARSLGDAVGSGGQVQLLCFSDEEPPGAGPRRVSEWDLKTAFRGIFVLTRIRPGRFESRLHAGGARAWVATLTRL; translated from the coding sequence ATGAGCGGGCCCGTCCGAGACTTCGAGGCCGCCTACCAGGCCGGCGACCCGCCGTGGGACCTCGGCGCGCCGCAGCCGGAGGTGGTGCGGCTGGCGGACGAGGGCGCCTTCCGCGGCACCGTGCTCGACGCCGGCTGCGGCACGGGCGAGAACGCGCTCCTCCTGGCGTCGCGCGGGCTCGCGGTGATGGGCGTCGACGGGGCGCCGGCGGCCATCGCGCGGGCGCAGGCCAAGGCCGCGGCGCGCGGGCTCGCGGTGCCGTTCGCCGTCGCCGACGCGCTCGACCTCGCGGCGCTGCGCCAGCGCTTCGACACGGTCCTCGACTGCGGGCTCTTCCACGTCTTCGACGACGACGATCGCAAGCGCTACGCCCGCTCGCTCGGCGACGCCGTCGGCTCCGGCGGCCAGGTCCAGCTGCTGTGTTTCAGCGACGAGGAGCCGCCCGGCGCCGGGCCGCGCCGCGTCTCGGAGTGGGACCTCAAGACGGCGTTCCGGGGGATCTTCGTGCTGACCCGCATCCGCCCTGGCCGCTTCGAGAGCCGCCTGCACGCCGGCGGGGCCCGCGCCTGGGTGGCCACGCTGACGCGGCTGTGA
- a CDS encoding (2Fe-2S) ferredoxin domain-containing protein — protein MRFRHHVFVCENRRPADDPRGSCACKGSEAIRRALKEELNRRGLKGQVRANAAGCLDACAYGPSIVVYPEGIWYGHVTVEDVPELVERHLVGGEPVARLMVPELNRRSG, from the coding sequence GTGCGCTTCCGACATCACGTCTTCGTGTGCGAGAACCGGCGCCCCGCCGACGACCCCCGCGGCAGCTGCGCCTGCAAGGGGAGCGAGGCGATCCGCCGGGCGCTCAAGGAGGAGCTGAACCGGCGCGGGCTCAAGGGGCAGGTGCGCGCCAACGCCGCCGGCTGCCTCGACGCCTGCGCGTACGGACCGTCGATCGTCGTCTACCCGGAGGGGATCTGGTACGGCCACGTCACCGTCGAGGACGTGCCGGAGCTGGTCGAGCGCCACCTCGTCGGCGGCGAGCCGGTGGCGCGCCTCATGGTCCCGGAGCTGAACCGCCGGTCGGGGTGA
- a CDS encoding SirB1 family protein yields the protein MPALGDNPARRRFAALIARRKVPLAEAALALAAEEYPHLEPARYLGQLGELAAEVEARLPARRDSASVLRALRAVLFEEHRFRGNDQAYYDPRNSFLNEVLERQLGIPITLALVYIEVASRVGLTLHGVGFPGHFLVKYVAGSREVFIDPYHGGEILSGEECVARFQARAPGRPLDPRHLDAVSARQILARMLHNLKKIYVEAGDDVRALWVTDRLVLLAPDDPAERRDRGLVEARLGGQSAALSDLEFYLAAAPHAEDAGEVRDLCEQLRGNAGYLN from the coding sequence GTGCCCGCCCTCGGCGACAACCCGGCCCGCCGCCGCTTCGCGGCGCTCATCGCCCGGCGGAAGGTCCCGCTCGCCGAGGCGGCGCTCGCGCTCGCGGCGGAGGAGTACCCCCACCTCGAGCCGGCGCGCTACCTGGGGCAGCTGGGCGAGCTGGCCGCCGAGGTCGAGGCCCGCCTGCCGGCGCGCCGCGACAGCGCCAGCGTGCTGCGCGCGCTCCGGGCGGTGCTGTTCGAGGAGCACCGGTTCCGCGGCAACGACCAGGCGTACTACGACCCGCGCAACTCGTTCCTCAACGAGGTGCTGGAGCGGCAGCTCGGCATCCCGATCACGCTCGCGCTCGTCTACATCGAGGTCGCCTCGCGGGTCGGCCTCACCCTGCACGGGGTCGGGTTCCCCGGGCACTTCCTCGTGAAGTACGTCGCGGGCTCGCGCGAGGTCTTCATCGACCCGTACCACGGCGGCGAGATCCTCTCCGGCGAGGAGTGCGTGGCCCGCTTCCAGGCGCGCGCCCCGGGCCGGCCGCTCGACCCGCGCCACCTCGACGCGGTCTCGGCGCGGCAGATCCTCGCGCGCATGCTGCACAACCTGAAGAAGATCTACGTCGAGGCGGGCGACGATGTCCGCGCCCTGTGGGTCACCGACCGGCTGGTGCTGCTCGCACCCGACGACCCGGCGGAGCGGCGGGACCGCGGCCTCGTCGAGGCGCGCCTGGGCGGCCAGTCGGCGGCCCTCTCGGACCTCGAGTTCTACCTGGCGGCGGCGCCCCACGCCGAGGACGCCGGCGAGGTGCGCGACCTCTGCGAGCAGCTGCGGGGAAACGCCGGCTACCTCAACTGA
- a CDS encoding deiodinase-like protein, translating to MDYRFDRFRREQLIQDLSFRAGQEPGWQVPDFDLPTVSGGRVRKADFMGQRPVLFTFGSLTDPMTASADGVLSRLHQEFCEEVAFVTVYVREAHPGEHIPQPSTFDEKMRNARVLRARDGIAWTVAVDDLDGGFHRALGANANAAHLMDANGNVAFRTLWSNDERVLRSALAAIARGAPEHPFERERRVVPMALGLSRVDEVVRAAGPSALEDLRREAPVVYAAAELAWAWRALTPLGRLAAVAAGAAVTAGLWAGLRWVLRPARRRLA from the coding sequence GTGGACTACCGGTTCGATCGTTTCCGGCGGGAGCAGCTCATCCAGGACCTCTCGTTCCGGGCCGGGCAGGAGCCGGGGTGGCAGGTACCCGACTTCGACCTCCCGACGGTGTCCGGGGGGCGCGTCCGCAAGGCCGACTTCATGGGGCAGCGGCCGGTGCTGTTCACCTTCGGCTCGCTCACCGACCCCATGACGGCCAGCGCGGACGGGGTGCTCTCCCGGCTCCACCAGGAGTTCTGCGAGGAGGTGGCGTTCGTGACGGTGTACGTGCGCGAAGCGCACCCCGGAGAGCACATCCCGCAGCCCTCCACCTTCGACGAGAAGATGCGCAACGCCCGGGTGCTGCGCGCGCGCGACGGGATCGCCTGGACGGTGGCGGTGGACGACCTCGACGGCGGGTTCCACCGGGCGCTCGGCGCCAACGCCAACGCCGCCCACCTCATGGACGCGAACGGGAACGTCGCCTTCCGCACGCTGTGGTCGAACGACGAGCGCGTGCTCCGGTCGGCGCTGGCGGCCATCGCGCGCGGCGCCCCCGAGCACCCCTTCGAGCGCGAGCGGCGGGTGGTGCCGATGGCGCTCGGGCTCTCGCGCGTGGACGAGGTGGTGCGGGCGGCGGGGCCGAGCGCGCTCGAGGACCTCCGGCGCGAGGCGCCGGTGGTGTACGCGGCGGCGGAGCTGGCCTGGGCCTGGCGCGCGCTCACGCCGCTCGGGCGCCTCGCGGCCGTGGCCGCCGGCGCCGCGGTGACCGCGGGGCTGTGGGCCGGCCTGCGCTGGGTCCTCCGCCCGGCGCGCCGCCGCCTCGCCTAG
- a CDS encoding 2Fe-2S iron-sulfur cluster-binding protein: MPRLADPRFAPDCTFEVDGRPLPARAGESVAVALLAAGEALVARSAKYHRPRGAFCLAGSCHACLARVDGVPNQRTCRVPCRPGLVVESQHALPTARRDLLGAVDLAFARGLDVHHLATWSQVANRAAVAFSRRLAGTGALASAPPPPTAPAAPDEAFDAVVVGGGPAGLAAAEALADAGLRVLLAESDGALGGRLRAGLALPGDPPLAWAREVAAAVARSGGEVATGLTALGVWRDGGLPRVLLRPEGGPPRLRLARAPRLVLAPGSFALPPVFPRNDLPGIFAARALARALAEDGVVPGARALVAGGGAEAAAVAARLEAAGVAVRRAEEVLLAHGRRRLAAATVGSERVRCDALAWAGPRAPASELARQAGAEVELELVSGGYRVRAAADGATGVPGLRVAGEATGPATAAEAARAGRRAGEAARADG, translated from the coding sequence ATGCCGCGCCTCGCCGACCCGCGCTTCGCGCCCGACTGCACCTTCGAGGTGGACGGCCGCCCGCTGCCGGCGCGCGCCGGGGAGAGCGTCGCGGTGGCGCTGCTCGCCGCGGGCGAGGCGCTCGTCGCGCGGAGCGCCAAGTACCACCGGCCGCGCGGTGCGTTCTGCCTGGCCGGCTCGTGCCACGCCTGCCTGGCGCGCGTCGACGGCGTGCCGAACCAGCGCACCTGCCGGGTCCCCTGCCGCCCCGGGCTCGTCGTGGAGAGCCAGCACGCGCTCCCCACCGCCCGGCGCGACCTCCTCGGCGCGGTGGACCTCGCCTTCGCGCGCGGCCTCGACGTGCACCACCTCGCCACCTGGAGCCAGGTCGCCAACCGCGCCGCGGTGGCCTTCTCACGCCGCCTGGCCGGGACGGGGGCGCTCGCCTCGGCCCCGCCTCCGCCCACCGCGCCGGCCGCGCCCGACGAGGCGTTCGACGCGGTGGTGGTCGGGGGCGGTCCGGCGGGGCTCGCGGCCGCCGAGGCGCTCGCTGACGCCGGGCTGCGCGTCCTCCTGGCCGAGTCGGACGGCGCGCTGGGGGGCCGGCTGCGCGCGGGGCTGGCGCTCCCCGGCGACCCGCCGCTCGCCTGGGCGCGCGAGGTGGCGGCGGCGGTGGCGCGGAGCGGCGGCGAGGTGGCCACCGGGCTCACCGCGCTCGGCGTCTGGCGCGACGGCGGGCTCCCGCGCGTCCTGCTCCGGCCGGAGGGCGGTCCGCCGCGGCTGCGGCTCGCCCGCGCGCCCCGGCTCGTGCTCGCCCCCGGAAGCTTCGCGCTCCCGCCCGTCTTTCCCCGCAACGACCTGCCCGGCATCTTCGCCGCGCGCGCCCTGGCGCGCGCGCTGGCGGAGGACGGGGTCGTGCCCGGCGCGCGGGCGCTCGTCGCCGGCGGCGGGGCCGAGGCGGCGGCGGTGGCGGCGCGGCTCGAGGCGGCCGGCGTGGCGGTGCGCCGGGCGGAGGAGGTGCTCCTCGCGCACGGGCGGCGGCGGCTCGCGGCGGCGACGGTGGGCTCGGAGCGCGTGCGCTGCGACGCGCTCGCCTGGGCCGGGCCACGCGCGCCCGCCTCCGAGCTGGCGCGGCAGGCCGGAGCGGAGGTCGAGCTCGAGCTCGTGAGCGGCGGCTACCGGGTGCGGGCGGCCGCCGACGGCGCCACGGGGGTGCCCGGCCTGCGGGTCGCGGGCGAGGCGACCGGCCCGGCCACGGCGGCGGAGGCGGCGCGCGCGGGGCGCCGCGCCGGGGAGGCGGCGCGTGCCGACGGCTAA
- a CDS encoding MFS transporter, translated as MTDSKGERGDPHERHAARRRRSTLALLAFTAGATVANIYLLQPLLAVVAREFRTTARAAGLVSMLTQVGYGSGMFFLVPLGDVLERRRLMLALLGAATLALLLAGAAPTLPLLALASLVVGAASVVPQLAVPLAAHLALPEERGQAVGTVMGGLLVGILLARTVSGFLGAHLGWRAVYVIAAGFMVALAAALRLFLPRSEPGEALPYPALLRSIFTLLREEPVLREASLLGACGFAAFSVFWSTLAFFLEARLGLGADVAGLFGVLGAGGALAAPLLGRLADRTSPRANAGLMLAVALAGFGAFALAGGHLAGLVVGVLLLDVGIQGAHVSNLARVHARRPEARSRMNTVYMVTYFVGGALGTAVGTWAWTSFGWAGVCAAGAGFILAALARWSLGARAAAAPAAAPGR; from the coding sequence ATGACCGACTCGAAGGGAGAACGCGGCGATCCGCACGAGCGGCACGCTGCCCGGCGGCGGCGCTCGACGCTCGCGCTGCTCGCGTTCACGGCCGGCGCCACCGTCGCGAACATCTACCTCCTCCAGCCGCTGCTGGCGGTGGTGGCGCGCGAGTTCCGGACCACCGCGCGCGCCGCCGGGCTGGTCTCGATGCTGACGCAGGTCGGCTACGGCTCGGGCATGTTCTTCCTCGTCCCGCTCGGCGACGTGCTGGAGCGGCGGCGCCTCATGCTCGCGCTGCTCGGCGCGGCGACGCTCGCCCTGCTCCTCGCCGGGGCCGCCCCCACCCTGCCGCTCCTGGCGCTGGCCTCGCTCGTGGTCGGCGCGGCGAGCGTGGTGCCGCAGCTGGCGGTGCCGCTCGCGGCGCACCTCGCCCTGCCGGAGGAGCGCGGCCAGGCGGTGGGCACCGTCATGGGCGGGCTCCTCGTCGGCATCCTCCTGGCGCGCACGGTGAGCGGCTTCCTCGGCGCGCACCTCGGCTGGCGCGCCGTCTACGTCATCGCCGCCGGGTTCATGGTGGCCCTGGCGGCGGCGCTGCGCCTCTTCCTGCCGCGGAGCGAGCCCGGCGAGGCGCTGCCCTACCCGGCCCTGCTCCGCTCCATCTTCACCCTGCTGCGCGAGGAGCCAGTCCTGCGCGAGGCCTCGCTCCTCGGCGCCTGCGGCTTCGCCGCCTTCAGCGTCTTCTGGAGCACGCTCGCCTTCTTCCTCGAGGCGCGGCTCGGGCTGGGCGCCGACGTGGCGGGCCTCTTCGGCGTGCTCGGCGCGGGCGGCGCGCTGGCGGCGCCCCTCCTCGGGCGGCTCGCCGATCGCACCAGCCCGCGCGCCAACGCGGGCCTCATGCTGGCGGTCGCGCTGGCCGGGTTCGGCGCCTTCGCCCTGGCGGGGGGCCACCTGGCCGGGCTCGTGGTGGGGGTGCTCCTGCTCGACGTCGGCATCCAGGGGGCGCACGTCTCGAACCTGGCGCGCGTCCACGCCCGCCGCCCCGAGGCGCGCAGCCGCATGAACACCGTCTACATGGTGACCTACTTCGTGGGCGGGGCGCTCGGCACCGCGGTCGGGACCTGGGCCTGGACCAGCTTCGGCTGGGCCGGGGTATGCGCCGCCGGCGCGGGGTTCATCCTCGCGGCGCTGGCGCGCTGGTCGCTCGGCGCGCGCGCCGCGGCGGCGCCCGCGGCCGCACCGGGCCGGTAG
- a CDS encoding carbohydrate porin yields MRLRPPRRRASRRALLIAVAAWALAPGVARADEPGRELVAAAGQVTAVGQWHPALRSPYASRDLSFGPGAATGWSLTTTLFLGAAPWPGGTIVVAPEYANGRGMPNASGLGGYVDGDIVRVPTLGSSPYLARAFYQHVLALSPERVAAEAGDPEARFMAAGAAGLGGAKPASRLELTVGKLGANDVFDLADASSDPRHRFMNWALMNEGAWDYAADVRGYTWAALAALETPGFALRAALAMMPTRANGPDLDGDLAHARSEMVEGEVRWGAGGAPGSAKLLLFLNHARMGSYRDALAAAPAGSPDVAAARRRGALKYGAGLLVQQQLAPGALGFARAGANDGATESFAFTEIDRSVSGGVELAGAGWRRPADRAGLGLAANGLSRAHADYLAAGGRGFQLGDGALRYAWECLAEAYYSFALARPLRLDADLQGILHPGMNADRGPAVVAGVRLHAHL; encoded by the coding sequence ATGCGACTCCGCCCTCCGCGCCGACGTGCGTCCCGCCGCGCGCTCCTGATCGCCGTCGCGGCGTGGGCGCTCGCGCCGGGGGTGGCCCGCGCCGACGAGCCGGGCCGGGAGCTCGTGGCGGCGGCCGGCCAGGTGACCGCGGTGGGCCAGTGGCACCCTGCCCTGCGCTCGCCGTACGCGAGCCGCGACCTCAGCTTCGGCCCGGGCGCCGCCACCGGCTGGTCGCTCACCACCACCCTCTTCCTCGGCGCCGCGCCCTGGCCGGGCGGGACGATCGTCGTCGCCCCCGAGTACGCGAACGGCCGCGGCATGCCCAACGCGAGCGGGCTCGGCGGCTACGTGGACGGCGACATCGTGCGCGTCCCCACCCTCGGCTCGAGCCCGTACCTGGCGCGCGCCTTCTACCAGCACGTCCTGGCGCTGTCTCCGGAGCGGGTCGCCGCCGAGGCGGGCGATCCCGAGGCGCGCTTCATGGCCGCCGGCGCCGCCGGCCTGGGCGGCGCGAAGCCCGCCTCGCGGCTCGAGCTGACGGTCGGCAAGCTCGGCGCGAACGACGTCTTCGACCTCGCCGACGCCTCGAGCGACCCGCGCCACCGCTTCATGAACTGGGCGCTCATGAACGAGGGCGCCTGGGACTACGCCGCCGACGTGCGCGGGTACACCTGGGCCGCGCTGGCCGCGCTCGAGACCCCCGGGTTCGCCCTGCGCGCCGCGCTGGCCATGATGCCGACCCGCGCCAACGGCCCGGACCTCGACGGCGACCTCGCGCACGCCCGCTCCGAGATGGTGGAGGGCGAGGTGCGCTGGGGCGCCGGCGGGGCGCCGGGCTCGGCCAAGCTGCTCCTCTTCCTGAACCACGCGCGGATGGGCTCCTACCGCGACGCGCTCGCCGCCGCGCCCGCCGGTTCCCCGGACGTCGCCGCGGCGCGGCGGCGGGGCGCCCTCAAGTACGGGGCGGGGCTGCTCGTCCAGCAGCAGCTCGCGCCGGGCGCGCTGGGCTTCGCGCGCGCCGGGGCGAACGACGGCGCGACGGAGAGCTTCGCCTTCACCGAGATCGACCGCTCCGTCTCCGGCGGCGTCGAGCTGGCGGGGGCCGGCTGGCGCCGCCCGGCCGACCGGGCCGGGCTGGGGCTCGCCGCGAACGGCCTCTCCCGCGCCCACGCCGACTACCTGGCCGCCGGCGGGCGGGGGTTCCAGCTCGGCGACGGCGCCCTGCGCTACGCGTGGGAGTGCCTGGCCGAGGCGTACTACTCCTTCGCCCTGGCGAGGCCGCTCCGCCTCGACGCCGACCTCCAGGGGATCCTCCACCCGGGCATGAACGCCGACCGGGGGCCCGCCGTCGTCGCCGGCGTGCGCCTGCACGCGCATCTGTGA
- a CDS encoding FAD-dependent oxidoreductase — MPTAKTLLCACEDVTRAEVRRAFQAGHRDLESVKRYTGFGTGPCQGKSCLALVAQELLRLGATPAEVAPFTIRPPCDPVALSALAGLDPASLPLGGGRGEPAPRPPEQLPRPSAALPARADVVVVGGGIMGLALASELARRGVTDVLVLERGYLNAGASGRNGGGVRAQWTTPTLIRLAKRSLELCRRFAVELGVNVWMRRGGYLFLAPGPAQVGWLERTLPVHEANGLRTRLVTPDEACEVVPQLDRRRFLAASWNPDDAVVFPWPFLWGYAARAQALGAQVATFTRVTGFERQGARLTAVVTDRGRVACETVVNAAGAWSKEVAALCGVALPNRPTRHEILVTEAMTPWLGPLVSVLGNGLYFSQSQRGELVGGMGDPEEPEGLELGTSLRFLARFARAITACAPATGHLRVVRQWAGCYDVTPDNNPILGAAGFENFLQLSGFVGHGFMMAPAVAELMAGWMAGGPPDEIFTRFTVDRFARGALAREEFIIG, encoded by the coding sequence GTGCCGACGGCTAAGACCCTCCTCTGCGCCTGCGAGGACGTGACGCGGGCCGAGGTGCGGCGCGCCTTCCAGGCGGGCCACCGCGACCTCGAGTCGGTGAAGCGGTACACCGGCTTCGGCACCGGCCCCTGCCAGGGCAAGAGCTGCCTGGCGCTCGTCGCGCAGGAGCTGCTGCGGCTCGGGGCCACCCCGGCCGAGGTGGCGCCGTTCACGATCCGTCCGCCCTGCGACCCGGTCGCGCTCTCGGCGCTGGCCGGGCTCGACCCGGCCTCGCTGCCGCTCGGCGGCGGCCGCGGCGAGCCGGCCCCGCGCCCGCCCGAGCAGCTCCCCCGCCCCTCGGCCGCGCTGCCGGCGCGCGCGGACGTGGTGGTGGTGGGCGGCGGGATCATGGGGCTCGCGCTCGCCAGCGAGCTCGCCCGGCGCGGGGTGACCGACGTCCTCGTCCTCGAGCGCGGCTACCTCAACGCCGGCGCCTCCGGGCGGAACGGCGGCGGCGTCCGCGCGCAGTGGACCACCCCCACCCTCATCCGGCTGGCGAAGCGCTCGCTCGAGCTCTGCCGGAGGTTCGCGGTGGAGCTGGGCGTGAACGTCTGGATGCGCCGGGGCGGGTACCTGTTCCTCGCGCCCGGCCCGGCGCAGGTGGGCTGGCTGGAGCGGACCTTGCCGGTGCACGAGGCGAACGGGCTCCGCACCCGGCTCGTCACGCCCGACGAGGCGTGCGAGGTCGTCCCGCAGCTCGACCGGCGGCGCTTCCTGGCGGCGTCGTGGAACCCGGACGACGCGGTGGTCTTCCCCTGGCCGTTCCTGTGGGGCTACGCGGCGCGGGCGCAGGCGCTCGGCGCCCAGGTCGCCACCTTCACCCGGGTCACCGGCTTCGAGCGGCAGGGGGCGCGGCTCACGGCGGTGGTGACGGACCGCGGGCGGGTCGCCTGCGAGACGGTGGTGAACGCCGCCGGCGCCTGGTCGAAGGAGGTGGCCGCCCTCTGCGGGGTGGCGCTCCCGAACCGGCCCACCCGGCACGAGATCCTGGTCACCGAGGCGATGACGCCCTGGCTCGGGCCGCTCGTGTCCGTGCTGGGGAACGGGCTCTACTTCTCGCAGTCGCAGCGCGGCGAGCTGGTGGGGGGGATGGGGGATCCCGAGGAGCCGGAGGGGCTCGAGCTGGGCACGAGCCTCCGCTTCCTGGCGCGGTTCGCGCGCGCGATCACGGCCTGCGCGCCCGCCACCGGCCACCTGCGCGTCGTGCGGCAGTGGGCGGGCTGCTACGACGTCACCCCGGACAACAACCCCATCCTCGGCGCGGCGGGGTTCGAGAACTTCCTCCAGCTGTCCGGGTTCGTCGGCCACGGCTTCATGATGGCGCCGGCGGTGGCGGAGCTCATGGCCGGCTGGATGGCGGGCGGGCCGCCGGACGAGATCTTCACCCGGTTCACGGTGGACCGCTTCGCGCGGGGGGCGCTGGCGCGCGAGGAGTTCATCATCGGGTGA
- a CDS encoding response regulator: protein MAHRKVMVVEDDHLIREAIAEALDEEGFEVLEAANGREALEKLHREPASLVLLDLMMPVMDGWQFREAQLHDPEISSIPVVVLSAVKDEKVPAERHFSKPCDLDELLDTVWEFTGGP, encoded by the coding sequence ATGGCACACCGCAAGGTCATGGTGGTCGAGGACGATCACCTCATCCGCGAGGCCATCGCGGAGGCGCTCGACGAGGAGGGCTTCGAGGTCCTCGAGGCGGCCAACGGACGGGAGGCGCTCGAGAAGCTGCACCGCGAGCCGGCCTCGCTGGTGCTGCTCGACCTCATGATGCCGGTGATGGACGGCTGGCAGTTCCGGGAGGCGCAGCTGCACGACCCGGAGATCTCGAGCATCCCGGTGGTGGTGCTGTCGGCGGTGAAGGACGAGAAGGTCCCGGCCGAGCGGCACTTCTCGAAGCCCTGCGACCTCGACGAGCTGCTCGACACGGTGTGGGAGTTCACGGGCGGACCGTAG
- the proC gene encoding pyrroline-5-carboxylate reductase — protein sequence MSLGKRIAFLGAGNMAEALVKGLLRAGVAEPREIVCSDRNEARGPELKQRYGVEFTRSNREAVERCELVVLSVKPQVMNKLLAEIAPVLDDKKLVISIAAGVPIEAIERKLGHGVRIVRTMPNTPALVGAGATALSAGEHATEADLAQARALFDAIGKTAVVDEGLLDAVTGLSGSGPAYIFLIIEALSDAGVKVGLPRATAQELAAQTVLGSAKLLIDTGEHPGRLKDQVTSPGGTAIAGLHTLEAGGLRTTLMDAVEAATRRSRELGEKFLEKDD from the coding sequence ATGTCACTCGGAAAGCGCATCGCGTTCCTCGGCGCCGGCAACATGGCCGAGGCACTGGTGAAGGGGCTCCTCCGCGCCGGCGTCGCCGAGCCGCGCGAGATCGTCTGCAGCGACCGCAACGAGGCGCGCGGGCCGGAGCTGAAGCAGCGTTACGGGGTGGAGTTCACCCGCTCCAACCGCGAGGCGGTCGAGCGGTGCGAGCTCGTCGTCCTGTCGGTGAAGCCGCAGGTGATGAACAAGCTCCTGGCCGAGATCGCGCCGGTGCTCGACGACAAGAAGCTCGTCATCTCCATCGCCGCCGGGGTGCCCATCGAGGCCATCGAGCGCAAACTCGGCCACGGGGTCCGCATCGTCCGCACCATGCCCAACACCCCCGCCCTCGTCGGCGCGGGCGCCACCGCGCTCTCGGCCGGCGAGCACGCCACCGAGGCGGACCTGGCCCAGGCGCGCGCGCTCTTCGACGCCATCGGGAAGACGGCGGTCGTGGACGAGGGGCTGCTCGACGCCGTGACCGGGCTCTCCGGCAGCGGGCCGGCGTACATCTTCCTCATCATCGAGGCGCTCAGCGACGCGGGCGTGAAGGTCGGCCTGCCGCGCGCCACCGCCCAGGAGCTCGCCGCGCAGACGGTGCTCGGGTCGGCGAAGCTCCTCATCGACACCGGCGAGCACCCGGGCCGGCTCAAGGACCAGGTGACGAGCCCGGGCGGCACGGCCATCGCCGGCCTGCACACGCTGGAGGCGGGCGGCCTGCGCACGACGCTCATGGACGCCGTCGAGGCCGCCACCCGCCGCTCGCGCGAGCTGGGCGAGAAGTTCCTGGAGAAGGACGACTGA